One part of the Xiphophorus hellerii strain 12219 chromosome 17, Xiphophorus_hellerii-4.1, whole genome shotgun sequence genome encodes these proteins:
- the glt8d2 gene encoding glycosyltransferase 8 domain-containing protein 2 isoform X1 — MLTLNSFHVSVNQVLIVLLLLLACLLLHSSLKPSTQLKKAHRQSHGLTADLPAEEAETVDVVPVIICASEERTGATMATINSIISNTDSSVFFYIVTLRDAVKIARRYIEKTKLKGIQYKILEFNPMVLRGKVKPDSSRPDLLHPLNFVRFYLPLLGISHRRVIYVDDDVIVQGDIKDLYNIKLKAGHAAAFASDCDLPSTHEMVRSIGMQLVPQTTYMGFLDYRKQEVKDLAINPNHCSFNPGVFVAEIKEWKKQKITKQLERWMEKNFRQNIYSSAMAGGVATPPMLIVFHDKYTALDPLWHVRHLGWSPDARYAESFLQGAHLLHWNGPFKPWNDPAVHSDLWERWFIPDPSGRFTLTRPGSDS; from the exons ATGTTGACTCTCAACTCTTTCCATGTGTCAGTCAACCAGGTTCTTAttgtgctgctgttgctgctggcATGTTTGCTTCTCCATAGCTCACTGAAACCCTCCACTCAACTAAAAAAAG CACACAGACAGAGCCATGGTTTAACAGCTGACCTCCCAGCTGAAGAGGCTGAAACAGTTGATGTTGTTCCTGTTATCATCTGTGCCTCCGAGGAGCGTACTGGGGCAACAATGGCAACCATCAACAGCATCATTAGTAACACAGACTCCAGTGTTTTCTTCTACATTGTTACTCTGCGTGATGCAGTCAAAATAGCAAG GAGGTATATAGAGAAGACCAAGCTGAAAGGCATCCAGTATAAGATTTTAGAATTTAACCCTATGGTTCTAAGAGGAAAGGTGAAGCCAGATTCTTCTCGTCCTGATCTCCTTCATCCA CTtaattttgtcagattttacCTACCTCTACTAGGGATCAGCCACAGGAGAGTCATATATGTGGACGACGATGTCATTGTGCAGG GTGACATTAAGGACCTTTACAATATAAAGCTGAAAGCAGGACATGCTGCTGCTTTTGCCTCTGACTGTGACTTACCCTCCACACATGAGATGGTTCGAAGCATTGGCATGCAG CTTGTTCCTCAGACCACCTACATGGGCTTCCTGGACTACAGAAAGCAAGAAGTGAAAGACTTGGCCATCAACCCCAACCACTGCTCCTTTAACCCCGGAGTGTTTGTCGCAGAAATCAAAGAGTGGAAGAAGCAGAAGATCACCAAACAGCTGGAGAGATGGATGGAGAAGAATTTTAG gcagaacatttacagcagtGCTATGGCAGGAGGCGTGGCCACTCCGCCCATGCTTATAGTGTTTCATGACAAATACACAGCGCTGGATCCTCTTTGGCATGTCAGACACCTGG gCTGGAGCCCCGATGCACGCTATGCAGAGAGCTTCCTGCAGGGGGCACACCTGCTGCACTGGAATGGCCCATTCAAACCATGGAATGACCCAGCCGTCCACTCGGACCTGTGGGAAAGGTGGTTCATACCTGACCCGTCTGGAAGATTCACTTTGACTCGGCCTGGCAGTGACAGCTAA
- the glt8d2 gene encoding glycosyltransferase 8 domain-containing protein 2 isoform X2 → MLTLNSFHVSVNQVLIVLLLLLACLLLHSSLKPSTQLKKAHRQSHGLTADLPAEEAETVDVVPVIICASEERTGATMATINSIISNTDSSVFFYIVTLRDAVKIARRYIEKTKLKGIQYKILEFNPMVLRGKVKPDSSRPDLLHPLNFVRFYLPLLGISHRRVIYVDDDVIVQGDIKDLYNIKLKAGHAAAFASDCDLPSTHEMVRSIGMQTTYMGFLDYRKQEVKDLAINPNHCSFNPGVFVAEIKEWKKQKITKQLERWMEKNFRQNIYSSAMAGGVATPPMLIVFHDKYTALDPLWHVRHLGWSPDARYAESFLQGAHLLHWNGPFKPWNDPAVHSDLWERWFIPDPSGRFTLTRPGSDS, encoded by the exons ATGTTGACTCTCAACTCTTTCCATGTGTCAGTCAACCAGGTTCTTAttgtgctgctgttgctgctggcATGTTTGCTTCTCCATAGCTCACTGAAACCCTCCACTCAACTAAAAAAAG CACACAGACAGAGCCATGGTTTAACAGCTGACCTCCCAGCTGAAGAGGCTGAAACAGTTGATGTTGTTCCTGTTATCATCTGTGCCTCCGAGGAGCGTACTGGGGCAACAATGGCAACCATCAACAGCATCATTAGTAACACAGACTCCAGTGTTTTCTTCTACATTGTTACTCTGCGTGATGCAGTCAAAATAGCAAG GAGGTATATAGAGAAGACCAAGCTGAAAGGCATCCAGTATAAGATTTTAGAATTTAACCCTATGGTTCTAAGAGGAAAGGTGAAGCCAGATTCTTCTCGTCCTGATCTCCTTCATCCA CTtaattttgtcagattttacCTACCTCTACTAGGGATCAGCCACAGGAGAGTCATATATGTGGACGACGATGTCATTGTGCAGG GTGACATTAAGGACCTTTACAATATAAAGCTGAAAGCAGGACATGCTGCTGCTTTTGCCTCTGACTGTGACTTACCCTCCACACATGAGATGGTTCGAAGCATTGGCATGCAG ACCACCTACATGGGCTTCCTGGACTACAGAAAGCAAGAAGTGAAAGACTTGGCCATCAACCCCAACCACTGCTCCTTTAACCCCGGAGTGTTTGTCGCAGAAATCAAAGAGTGGAAGAAGCAGAAGATCACCAAACAGCTGGAGAGATGGATGGAGAAGAATTTTAG gcagaacatttacagcagtGCTATGGCAGGAGGCGTGGCCACTCCGCCCATGCTTATAGTGTTTCATGACAAATACACAGCGCTGGATCCTCTTTGGCATGTCAGACACCTGG gCTGGAGCCCCGATGCACGCTATGCAGAGAGCTTCCTGCAGGGGGCACACCTGCTGCACTGGAATGGCCCATTCAAACCATGGAATGACCCAGCCGTCCACTCGGACCTGTGGGAAAGGTGGTTCATACCTGACCCGTCTGGAAGATTCACTTTGACTCGGCCTGGCAGTGACAGCTAA
- the glt8d2 gene encoding glycosyltransferase 8 domain-containing protein 2 isoform X5, with translation MPLLKKINQVLIVLLLLLACLLLHSSLKPSTQLKKAHRQSHGLTADLPAEEAETVDVVPVIICASEERTGATMATINSIISNTDSSVFFYIVTLRDAVKIARRYIEKTKLKGIQYKILEFNPMVLRGKVKPDSSRPDLLHPLNFVRFYLPLLGISHRRVIYVDDDVIVQGDIKDLYNIKLKAGHAAAFASDCDLPSTHEMVRSIGMQTTYMGFLDYRKQEVKDLAINPNHCSFNPGVFVAEIKEWKKQKITKQLERWMEKNFRQNIYSSAMAGGVATPPMLIVFHDKYTALDPLWHVRHLGWSPDARYAESFLQGAHLLHWNGPFKPWNDPAVHSDLWERWFIPDPSGRFTLTRPGSDS, from the exons TCAACCAGGTTCTTAttgtgctgctgttgctgctggcATGTTTGCTTCTCCATAGCTCACTGAAACCCTCCACTCAACTAAAAAAAG CACACAGACAGAGCCATGGTTTAACAGCTGACCTCCCAGCTGAAGAGGCTGAAACAGTTGATGTTGTTCCTGTTATCATCTGTGCCTCCGAGGAGCGTACTGGGGCAACAATGGCAACCATCAACAGCATCATTAGTAACACAGACTCCAGTGTTTTCTTCTACATTGTTACTCTGCGTGATGCAGTCAAAATAGCAAG GAGGTATATAGAGAAGACCAAGCTGAAAGGCATCCAGTATAAGATTTTAGAATTTAACCCTATGGTTCTAAGAGGAAAGGTGAAGCCAGATTCTTCTCGTCCTGATCTCCTTCATCCA CTtaattttgtcagattttacCTACCTCTACTAGGGATCAGCCACAGGAGAGTCATATATGTGGACGACGATGTCATTGTGCAGG GTGACATTAAGGACCTTTACAATATAAAGCTGAAAGCAGGACATGCTGCTGCTTTTGCCTCTGACTGTGACTTACCCTCCACACATGAGATGGTTCGAAGCATTGGCATGCAG ACCACCTACATGGGCTTCCTGGACTACAGAAAGCAAGAAGTGAAAGACTTGGCCATCAACCCCAACCACTGCTCCTTTAACCCCGGAGTGTTTGTCGCAGAAATCAAAGAGTGGAAGAAGCAGAAGATCACCAAACAGCTGGAGAGATGGATGGAGAAGAATTTTAG gcagaacatttacagcagtGCTATGGCAGGAGGCGTGGCCACTCCGCCCATGCTTATAGTGTTTCATGACAAATACACAGCGCTGGATCCTCTTTGGCATGTCAGACACCTGG gCTGGAGCCCCGATGCACGCTATGCAGAGAGCTTCCTGCAGGGGGCACACCTGCTGCACTGGAATGGCCCATTCAAACCATGGAATGACCCAGCCGTCCACTCGGACCTGTGGGAAAGGTGGTTCATACCTGACCCGTCTGGAAGATTCACTTTGACTCGGCCTGGCAGTGACAGCTAA
- the glt8d2 gene encoding glycosyltransferase 8 domain-containing protein 2 isoform X3 — translation MKVNQVLIVLLLLLACLLLHSSLKPSTQLKKAHRQSHGLTADLPAEEAETVDVVPVIICASEERTGATMATINSIISNTDSSVFFYIVTLRDAVKIARRYIEKTKLKGIQYKILEFNPMVLRGKVKPDSSRPDLLHPLNFVRFYLPLLGISHRRVIYVDDDVIVQGDIKDLYNIKLKAGHAAAFASDCDLPSTHEMVRSIGMQLVPQTTYMGFLDYRKQEVKDLAINPNHCSFNPGVFVAEIKEWKKQKITKQLERWMEKNFRQNIYSSAMAGGVATPPMLIVFHDKYTALDPLWHVRHLGWSPDARYAESFLQGAHLLHWNGPFKPWNDPAVHSDLWERWFIPDPSGRFTLTRPGSDS, via the exons TCAACCAGGTTCTTAttgtgctgctgttgctgctggcATGTTTGCTTCTCCATAGCTCACTGAAACCCTCCACTCAACTAAAAAAAG CACACAGACAGAGCCATGGTTTAACAGCTGACCTCCCAGCTGAAGAGGCTGAAACAGTTGATGTTGTTCCTGTTATCATCTGTGCCTCCGAGGAGCGTACTGGGGCAACAATGGCAACCATCAACAGCATCATTAGTAACACAGACTCCAGTGTTTTCTTCTACATTGTTACTCTGCGTGATGCAGTCAAAATAGCAAG GAGGTATATAGAGAAGACCAAGCTGAAAGGCATCCAGTATAAGATTTTAGAATTTAACCCTATGGTTCTAAGAGGAAAGGTGAAGCCAGATTCTTCTCGTCCTGATCTCCTTCATCCA CTtaattttgtcagattttacCTACCTCTACTAGGGATCAGCCACAGGAGAGTCATATATGTGGACGACGATGTCATTGTGCAGG GTGACATTAAGGACCTTTACAATATAAAGCTGAAAGCAGGACATGCTGCTGCTTTTGCCTCTGACTGTGACTTACCCTCCACACATGAGATGGTTCGAAGCATTGGCATGCAG CTTGTTCCTCAGACCACCTACATGGGCTTCCTGGACTACAGAAAGCAAGAAGTGAAAGACTTGGCCATCAACCCCAACCACTGCTCCTTTAACCCCGGAGTGTTTGTCGCAGAAATCAAAGAGTGGAAGAAGCAGAAGATCACCAAACAGCTGGAGAGATGGATGGAGAAGAATTTTAG gcagaacatttacagcagtGCTATGGCAGGAGGCGTGGCCACTCCGCCCATGCTTATAGTGTTTCATGACAAATACACAGCGCTGGATCCTCTTTGGCATGTCAGACACCTGG gCTGGAGCCCCGATGCACGCTATGCAGAGAGCTTCCTGCAGGGGGCACACCTGCTGCACTGGAATGGCCCATTCAAACCATGGAATGACCCAGCCGTCCACTCGGACCTGTGGGAAAGGTGGTTCATACCTGACCCGTCTGGAAGATTCACTTTGACTCGGCCTGGCAGTGACAGCTAA
- the glt8d2 gene encoding glycosyltransferase 8 domain-containing protein 2 isoform X4, which produces MATINSIISNTDSSVFFYIVTLRDAVKIARRYIEKTKLKGIQYKILEFNPMVLRGKVKPDSSRPDLLHPLNFVRFYLPLLGISHRRVIYVDDDVIVQGDIKDLYNIKLKAGHAAAFASDCDLPSTHEMVRSIGMQLVPQTTYMGFLDYRKQEVKDLAINPNHCSFNPGVFVAEIKEWKKQKITKQLERWMEKNFRQNIYSSAMAGGVATPPMLIVFHDKYTALDPLWHVRHLGWSPDARYAESFLQGAHLLHWNGPFKPWNDPAVHSDLWERWFIPDPSGRFTLTRPGSDS; this is translated from the exons ATGGCAACCATCAACAGCATCATTAGTAACACAGACTCCAGTGTTTTCTTCTACATTGTTACTCTGCGTGATGCAGTCAAAATAGCAAG GAGGTATATAGAGAAGACCAAGCTGAAAGGCATCCAGTATAAGATTTTAGAATTTAACCCTATGGTTCTAAGAGGAAAGGTGAAGCCAGATTCTTCTCGTCCTGATCTCCTTCATCCA CTtaattttgtcagattttacCTACCTCTACTAGGGATCAGCCACAGGAGAGTCATATATGTGGACGACGATGTCATTGTGCAGG GTGACATTAAGGACCTTTACAATATAAAGCTGAAAGCAGGACATGCTGCTGCTTTTGCCTCTGACTGTGACTTACCCTCCACACATGAGATGGTTCGAAGCATTGGCATGCAG CTTGTTCCTCAGACCACCTACATGGGCTTCCTGGACTACAGAAAGCAAGAAGTGAAAGACTTGGCCATCAACCCCAACCACTGCTCCTTTAACCCCGGAGTGTTTGTCGCAGAAATCAAAGAGTGGAAGAAGCAGAAGATCACCAAACAGCTGGAGAGATGGATGGAGAAGAATTTTAG gcagaacatttacagcagtGCTATGGCAGGAGGCGTGGCCACTCCGCCCATGCTTATAGTGTTTCATGACAAATACACAGCGCTGGATCCTCTTTGGCATGTCAGACACCTGG gCTGGAGCCCCGATGCACGCTATGCAGAGAGCTTCCTGCAGGGGGCACACCTGCTGCACTGGAATGGCCCATTCAAACCATGGAATGACCCAGCCGTCCACTCGGACCTGTGGGAAAGGTGGTTCATACCTGACCCGTCTGGAAGATTCACTTTGACTCGGCCTGGCAGTGACAGCTAA